The genomic segment CCTATTTTCTAAATCTATCAAGGTTTTAACTACTTATTGTGAAATGTAAATTCTGCATTATCTGAATCTGATTTAGCTTGCTCCATCTGTTTTAACTACTTATTGTGAAATGTAAATGTTTTTGGTAATGGTTTTGGTGGAATTTTTTCATTGAGTTTTAACTACTTATTGTGAAATGTAAATCCAGAAAAGTTGCATATAATCTTTCCGCTTGGGTTCGTTTTAACTACTTATTGTGAAATGTAAATATATACGGTATCCGGTATACTCGCCGTCCCATTCTGTTTTAACCACTTCTTATGAAATGTATAAGCCCTTCAATCATGCTAGTAATGCTACAAAAATAATTATTTCGAATTATAAATTCATCCAGCAACTAAAACATAGATAGTAGCACTATAATAAATTTCCCAGTCAATAAAAAATTAAAAATCAAATTCTTTACTAGTTTTAAGGTATAAATCTTTTTAACAAAAAGTGAAAAATTTCAATTAATCATATAGCAAATGTTAAGTAAAACACTGGTATTTTCAGTGTTTTTTTTTCGCTAGCATTCACTCTTTTTTTGTGTTAAATTAAACACAAGCAACAGATGGGGGTGACAAAAATGAGACTGAAAATAAATTGTGATTTCGAATCCAACATAATACCGAAAGACTACAGAGGTAAAATAGTCAGTTTATTCAAAATAGGAATTGAGAAATCTAGTCCAGAAAGATATGGAGATTTATTTGGTAGTAATAAGCGGAAAAATTACACTTTTTCGATATACTTGCCTAAACCTAAAAATAATAAAAATGAAATTTATCTTGAAGAAAAAAATTGCATAATTAACTTTTCTACAGGTGATGCAGAGACTGGTATAGTTTTTTATAATGCTTTTATGTATTTGAGGAATAAAAAAGTATCATTTTCATCTCAAAATAATATTACTATAAAAAACATTGATATCATTAGAGAGAAAAAAATTATAAGCAACAAAGTGTATTTGAAAACGCTTTCGCCGGTTGTTAGTAGAGACCACAATAAAGTGACCTACAAAAATTGGTTTTATAACTTTGAGGATGAAGAATTCGAACCAACACTGAAAAGAAATATGCTGCCTTTCTTAATAGAAGAGTTTGGGGAGCAGGCACGTTTTGATGTAGAAAAAATA from the Listeria seeligeri serovar 1/2b str. SLCC3954 genome contains:
- the cas6 gene encoding CRISPR-associated endoribonuclease Cas6, which encodes MRLKINCDFESNIIPKDYRGKIVSLFKIGIEKSSPERYGDLFGSNKRKNYTFSIYLPKPKNNKNEIYLEEKNCIINFSTGDAETGIVFYNAFMYLRNKKVSFSSQNNITIKNIDIIREKKIISNKVYLKTLSPVVSRDHNKVTYKNWFYNFEDEEFEPTLKRNMLPFLIEEFGEQARFDVEKIKITPISMKKVVVYCHEIHIESSVGIFELTAEPYLQEYFLQNGLGSMTGSGFGMLEQL